A part of Aspergillus flavus chromosome 1, complete sequence genomic DNA contains:
- a CDS encoding G protein complex alpha subunit GanA (guanine nucleotide-binding protein subunit alpha), protein MGCMGSKPVDTTDKDALQRNARIDKVLKNDKKVMDRTIKILLLGAGESGKSTIIKQMRIIHSGGFPDDERRQTRAVIYSNVVIAFKVLLDIMRTESIEFEQEKTKPLADYMDTLESDVGSDEAFSDLKVRDAMRDMWNDAGVQKAVARGHEFALHDNLHYFFDSLDRIFAPGWLPDNQDMLQARLRTTGITETLFELGQMNFRMMDVGGQRSERKKWIHCFEGVQCLLFMVALSGYDQCLVEDQNANQMHEAMMLFESLVNGEWFKRKPIILFLNKIDLFKGKLSVSPVSKHFPDYNGSNTDFDAAARYFADRFRGINRIPDREIYIHYTNATDTTLLKATMDSVQDMIIQKNLHTLIL, encoded by the exons ATGGGTTGTATGGGCTCAAAGCCCGTTGACACAACGGATAAGGATGCGTTACAACGAAATGCTCGGATAGACAAGGTCCTGAAGAATGACAAAAAAGTGATGGATAGGACTATCAAgattctccttctcg GTGCTGGCGAATCAGGAAAATCAACAATCATAAAACAAATGCGCATCATCCATTCTGGGGGATTTCCTGACGATGAACGCCGTCAAACGCGTGCAGTAATCTATTCCAATGTTGTCATTGCATTCAAGGTTTTGCTGGATATTATGCGCACGGAAAGCATCGAGTTTGAGCAAGAGAAGACAAAG CCACTTGCGGATTATATGGATACTCTGGAGTCTGACGTGGGCTCAGATGAAGCATTTTCCGACCTCAAGGTTCGCGATGCCATGAGAGACATGTGGAATGATGCAGGGGTGCAAAAGGCTGTCGCTAGAGGGCATGAATTTGCTCTACACGATAATCTGCATTA CTTCTTTGATTCACTTGACCGGATATTCGCGCCTGGCTGGCTTCCAGACAATCAGGACATGCTCCAAGCGCGTTTGCGAACCACAGGAATTACAGAGACTTTATTTGAACTTGGCCAAATGAACTTCCGAATGATGGATGTTGGTGGCCAACGGTCTGAGCGCAAGAAGTGGATCCATTGTTTTGAGGGTGTGCAGTGTCTTCTCTTCATGGTAGCCTTATCAGGCTACGACCAGTGCTTAGTGGAGGATCAGAACGCT AACCAAATGCACGAGGCCATGATGCTGTTCGAGTCATTGGTTAACGGAGAATGGTTCAAGCGCAAGCccatcattcttttcctaAACAAGATCGATCTCTTCAAGGGCAAACTAAGTGTCTCCCCCGTGTCTAAACACTTTCCGGATTACAACGGTTCGAATACGGACTTTGATGCTGCGGCAAGATATTTCGCTGACAGGTTCCGCGGCATCAATCGTATCCCCGACCGAGAGATCTACATCCATTACACTAATGCGACTGATACAACATTGCTGAAAGCAACCATGGATTCGGTGCAAGACATGATCATTCAAAAGAATCTGCACACTCTTATCTTATGA